In Bradyrhizobium sp. WBOS07, the genomic window TGCTTCATCTGCTGGCGCAGCTTCTGCATCTGGGCGACGGTGAGGCCGGAATATTGAGCAACGACCGCGACGCTCGTGGTCTTGAAGACCTCATTGAGCTGTTCGACCGCCTCTTTTTTTGCCGCTCGTTCCACAGCAAGCTCTCTCCGGTTGGCGGTCATCGCGAAAGTGGGACCGCCGGGTTGCACCCATCGTCCCACCCAAAACCTGAACCTCGGGGCCAAAATCCCCTTCGGACACGCGCCGGGCGAGACGACATTCAAAGCCTGCCCTCCGGGAGCACCTGAGGGCGCCCACGGCGTGTCGAGGTCCGAACCAGACCCGTTTCGCGACCAGCCCTTAAAGCTGGATACGAAGTGAAATCCGGTCTTCACCCGTCTATGCAGGCCATGCGATTAAGCCGTTGAGAAATCGAGATTTCCCCCAGGCGCCTGCAGTCTTGGACAGGACAGGGTCAGCCGGCGAACCGCCCGACCCTTGCCCACATTCCACCAACAGACGGGTTCTCCTTCCTTTTCGGGCAAATCCTCACGGACGTCCTGAAAAGGAATGATCTCCTGTGTCGGGTTTTCGGAATGCGTGCACGAACGCGCCAGCCGAGGCCGGCACGTCCGGAAGCGGTTCTTTAACCGCTCCGGGCTTGCTTGCCAAGAGCAAAATTCACACCAGTTCCAATCCGCTGCCGGACGGGCTTGGAACGGGCCGATTCAGGCCGATTTGACCGCGTAAGGCAGCGGCTTGCCCGCGAAGAACGCGGTCAGGTTCGCCAGCACACAATTTCGCATCGCAACATGCGATTCGAGGGTGTGGCCGCCGACATGAGGGGCGAACACCACGTTCGGCAGCGCGGTCAGCGCGTCGGGGGCGTGCGGTTCCTTCTCGAACACGTCGAGGCCGGCGCCGGCGATGGTCTTGTCGGTGAGTGCCGCCACCAGCGCCTTCTGGTCGATCACCGAGCCGCGGGAGATGTTGACGACATAGCCGTCCGCGCCGAGCCGCTTGAGGATGTCGGCGTTGACGACGTGCTCGGTCTCGGCCCCTGCCCGGACCGCGATCATCAGCACGCTGCACCAGTCGGCCAGTGCCTCCAGCGACGGGAAATATCGATAGGGCAGATCGTATCGGGTGCGGCTGAAATAGCCGACCTCGCTCTCGAAAGCGGCGCAGCGCGCCGCGATCTTGCGGCCGATCTCACCCATGCCGTAGACGCCGATGCGGCGGCCGGGCATGCCGGCCTGCGGGCGCATCATCGGTGACGGCTTCGCGGCGGCCCAGTCGCCGCTGCGGACATATTGGTCCGCGACCAGGATCCGCCGCGTCGCCGCCAGCATCAGGGTCATCGCGATGTCGGCGACCGAGGCCGCGTTGGCGCCGGGACTGTGGCCGACCGCAATGTTGCGGGCGGCGGCCGCCTTGAGGTCGACGCCGTCATAGCCGGTGCCGTAGCAGACGATGGCGCCGAGCTTGGGGAACAGGTCCATCGCCTCCGCGCCGAGTAGCGAGCTGCCGGCGGTCAGCAGCGCGCGGATGCCGCCAAGCTCCTCGGCTGGAAACACGTCTCGCGCGGGCTTGCCACCGGTGTCGAGCAGCTCGAAGCGCTCGGCGAAGGGCGTCATCATCGTCTTGGGAAAGCGCGAATAGATCAGGACCTTGTCAGCCATTGTTGTTGCTTCCGGTGAGCGCCGCCACAAACGACGAGGGGCGGAATCGGTTGCCCAATTCCGCCCCTCACCTCATGCAATTTTCAGGCTTAGCCGAGGATGGTGCCTGGCTCGACCTTCACGCCAGGGCCCATCGTCGAGGACACCGCAACGCGCTGGATGTAGGTGCCCTTGGAGCCGGCCGGCTTAGCCTTGGAGACGGCGTCAGCCAGGGCCTTGATGTTCTCGACCAGCTTTTCCTCGGAGAACGAGGCCTTGCCGACGCCGGCCTGCAGGATGCCGGCCTTCTCGACCCGGAACTCGACCGAGCCGCCCTTGGCACCCTTCACCGCGCCGGTGACGTCCATGGTCACGGTGCCGATCTTCGGGTTCGGCATCAGGCCGCGCGGGCCGAGCACCTTACCGAGACGGCCGACCAGCGGCATCATGTCGGGGGTGGCGATGCAGCGGTCGAAATCGATCGAGCCGTTCTGCACCTTCTCGACCAGGTCTTCGGCGCCGACGACGTCGGCACCCGCAGCCTTGGCCTCATCGGCCTTGGCGCCGCGGGCGAACACGCCGACGCGGAGCGTACGGCCGGTGCCGTTCGGCAGGGTCACGACGCCGCGAACCATCTGGTCGGCGTGACGCGGATCGACGCCGAGGTTGATCGCGATCTCGATGGTCTCGTCGAACTTCGCTTTCGCGCGCTCCTTGACCATCTTGATGGCGTCCGCGAGCGGGTAAAGCTTTTCGCGGTCAACACCTTCGCGGGCTTTGTTCAAACGCTTTCCGATTGCCATGACCGCTTACCCCGCAACTTCCAGGCCCATCGAACGGGCCGAGCCCTCGACCATCTTCATGGCCGATTCGATGGAATCACAATTGAGATCCTTCATCTTCTTCTCGGCGATCTCGCGCACCTGCGCCTTGGTCACCTTGCCGGCCTTGTCGCGGCCCGGCGCCTTCGAGCCGGACTGGATCTTGGCAGCCTGCTTGAGGAAGAACGACATCGGGGGCGTCTTCATCTCGAAGGTGAACGAACGATCGGCGTAGATCGTGATCACCACGGGAATCGGGGTGTTCTTCTCTTCCTTCTGGGTCTGGGCGTTGAACGCCTTGCAGAACTCCATGATGTTGAGACCGCGCTGACCGAGCGCGGGACCGATCGGGGGCGAAGGATTCGCCGCACCGGCCGGGACCTGAAGCTTCAGGTATCCGGTCACCTTCTTTGCCATGTATCACTCCTGTTGTGCCGGCACATCGCCGGCGGTTTCAGGTTCGTGGTCGGGATCAACGGCGGCTGGCAACCGCCCTCGTCCTCCCACGCCTCTTGCTGCGCAAGACCGAAGTCTTGCGCAATACCCGGTCAGACCTTCTCGACCTGACCGAATTCCAGTTCGACCGGCGTTGCGCGACCGAAGATCGACACCGCGACCTTCACGCGCGAGCGCGCTTCGTCGATTTCCTCGACGACGCCCGAGAACGAGGCGAACGGGCCATCGGCCACGCGCACATTCTCGCCGATCTCGAACGACACCGACGCCTTGGGCCGCTCCACGCCCTCCTGCACCTGGTGCAGGATGCGCATGGCTTCGGCCTCCGAGATCGGCATCGGCTTGTTTTCCGCACCGAGGAAGCCCGTGACCTTCGGCGTGTTCTTGATCAGATGAAACGCTTCGTCGGTCAGCTTCATCTTCACCAGCACATAGCCGGGGAAGAACTTGCGCTCGGCGTCGATCTTGCGGCCGCGGCGCACTTCCGTGACCTTCTCGGTCGGCACCAGCACCAGCTCGAACAGCTCCTCGAGCCCGCGCTGCTTGGCCTGCTCGCGGATCGATTCGGCGACCTTCTTCTCGAAGTTCGAATAGGCGTGGACGATGTACCAGCGCTTGTCGGACAGTTGAGCGGTTGCTGTTGCCATCATTGAATGCCCAGAAGGAAGGTGATGAGAACGCGGATGACCTGGTCGGCGGCGAAGAAGAAGATCGAGGCCACGGCGACCATGACGAACACCATGATGGTGGTGATGGTGGTCTCGCGGCGGGTCGGCCAGGTGACCTTGGCGGTCTCCGAGCGCACTTCCTGCAAGAACTTGAACGGGCTGACTGCCATCGTTTTGATGTCCAACGTCCGTCGACAGACGCGAATGAATTTCAGGGATCCGAACAGCCGCCGTTGGCCCAGCCCTCTGTCTCGAAGGATGAGCCGGAAACCGGGCTCGATTGTTCGGGGATTTCAAAGCCGCGCCGGAGATCCGCGTCTAACGGGCCGGCTGCGAGTGCGGGGTATCTACTGCGGATAGGCCCAAAGGTCAAGATATAGAGGGCGCGCCCCAGGCGAGCCGATCTCCCCCGGCGGGAGAGCAGAGCCAAGCCGGATCAAAGGCTTGTCCGTCCCCACCTATCCGCCCTGCCCCGGCACGGCGAGACCGCGGGCTCCCGCAGCGTATCAGTCGGCCCGGTCGACCGTCGAAACGCCCGGCAGCGGCACCACGAACTTTCCGCCCTCAGCGAAATAGCGGGCGTGCTTGGCCCGGATCGGGTCGACATAGCGCCAGGCGAAGACGACCACGAACGCCGGCTTGCGCTCGTAAAGCGCGGCAGGCGGCAGGATCGGGATGTCATAGCCCGGGCCGGCCATCACGTTCCCCTTCTTGGGGTCGTCGTCGACCAGGAAGTCGATCTTGTTCTCCAGGCCGAACTGCGGCAGCAGGGTCGTGGTGCCGACCGAGACGCCGTAGCCGGCGACGAGCTGACCGCTCGCATGGGCGGCGTCGGCCATCGCGACCAGCTCGTCGCGGATGGCGGCGATCCGTTTCACGTAGGGCGCATAATAGGCCGGCTGATCGACACCGAGCCGCTCTTCCTCGGCAACGAAGCGCGCGACCTCCGCAGACGGTTTCTTGGCGCCCCCGGCGCGCTGCACGGTCACCCGGATCGAGCCGCCCTTGGTCCAGATGTGCTGGACGTCGATCAGCTCCATGCCGAGCCGGGCAAAGAAACGGATCAGCGGCTTGATGTTAAAATACGACAGGTGCTCGTGATAGACGGTATCGAGCAGGTTCTTCTCGGTGACGTCGACGCCGTATTGGGTTTCGAAGACGAACAATCCGTCCGGCGCGAGCACGTCGCGAACGCCGATCACCAGGGGATCGAGATTGTCGACATTGGCGATCATGTTGTTGGCGATCACGACGCTCGCCGCACCGTGGCTCTGCAGGATGCGACGCCCGATCGCATCGGTGAAGAAATCGCCGATGGTCTCGATCCCCGCCTCCGTCGCGCGCCGCGCGATCTCGACGGCGGGATCGACGCCGAGCACGCGCATCCCGCGCTCCTTGAAGAAGCCGAGCAACGATCCGTCGTTGCTGCCGAGCTCGACGACTAGCGAGCCCGGCGCGATGGCGAAGCGGCTGACGACGTCGTTGGCATAGCCCGCGAAGTGCTCTCGCAGGCCAAGCGAGAGCGAGGTGGTGTAGACGTAGTTGCGGTACTGGATCTCCGGATTGCCGACATGGAGAATCTGCAGATGGCCGCAATCCCTGCACAGATGCAGTGCCATCGGTACCGCGGCGCGGAACACGGGATCGTCGACGCTGGCGTCGGGGACCTGGAAGTTCGGTGTGCCGATCGGCATGCCGGCCATCGGGACGACCAGCTCCTGCTTGTCCGAATGGCAGAGGCGGCAGGTTTGGCGGACGTAGAACAGATTTTTCATCGTGGAACCGAAAATTGAGACAAGCGATCGGGTGAGGCAATCCCACCCCGTGAAAACCACATCGGCAGCAATGACCTCGAGCGGGTCATGGCTGGCTCGAGACTTCCCTGCCCAGCCCGTCGTAGCTGGGGGCCTCCGCCGCCGCCTTGGCGGCGTTGTCCGCGGAATACGATCCGCGCTCCGGACTTGCGAGCCAGATCACACCTCCGACAAGCCCGATGATGACACTGATGGCGCCCAGCAGAAGCGAAACCGACAGCGCTTGCTCGGAAGGGACGCCCGCCAGACCGAGGCAGGCGACCATCGTCCCCTCCCGAACGCCCCAGCCGCTGATCGAGATCGGGACCGCGGTCAACAGCACCACCGGCGGAATCAGGACCCCGGCGTCCGTCACCGAGAGCTGGGCGCCGACACCGCGCGCCAAGGCGTAGCAGGCCGCCGCGGTCACGAGATGGATGAGGAGCGCCGATCCGAACAGCAAAGCGCGACTCTTCGATTGCAGGAGGAGGAACCTGACCAGTGCTCCGAACCGGACGAAGCTTGCGATCGCCGGATGCGCAACGAGGCGCTTGGGCAGACGGTCGAGCGTCAACAGGACAGTAGTGCCGGCGACACCCGCCAGCGTCAGGCCGGCGATGGCCAGGATCGCGGCCGGATTGGACACGCGTGACGTGAGGAACGGCAATCCGGCGACCATCAGCACGATCAGTCCGATCAGGGCCGTGAAACGATCAGCCGCGACGCCCTTGACCGCCTCCGGCCACTGCACGCCGCGCTGGCGCAGCAGCCAGATCCGCACCGCGTCCCCGCCGACCGACGACGGCAACACCTGATTGAACCAGAGGCTGATCATCAGAATGCGCCAGCCCGCGAGCCAGTCCAGCGAGACGCCGAGCGCACGCATGATCAGCTCCCACCGGCCGTTGAGCACGAAGGTCTGGAAGAAAATCAGCGTCAGCGCGAGAACGAACAGGAAAGGATCGACCGAGACAAGATGGCTGCGCAATTGTTGCAGGTCGAGACCGCGCGCGATGTAGACCAGCACCGCGATCGACAGCAGCAGCTTTACCGAAAACAGGGCCGCCTGCTTGAACCGCGACTGCATCGGGTGCCCGCCTCAGGATGCCGGATATTCCGCGCGACCGATGACAAGGTCGATCGCGGCCATCATCCAGAACTGATGCGTCGTCTCGACAATGTTGTAGCTGCGGCTGTCGACAAAGAAATTGATGTCGCCGAGATTGCGCAGGGGATTGTCCGCATTCATGCCCGACAGCGTGATCACGTCGAGCTTCATCGTCCGCGCCTGCGCAACCGCGTTGAGGATGTTCTTCGAGCGCCCGGACGAGCTGATCGCGACGAGGCAGTCGCCGGCACGCGCGCTCAATCTCACGGCGTGCGCGATCCAATCCTCGAAGCCGTAATCGTTGGCGAGGCACGACATCATGCTGGCGTCGCTGAAGCAGAGCGCAGGCACCGCTGCGTTCTTCGCCAGATCGATCGCCAGATGCGAGGCGATGCCCGCCGAACCGCCGTTGCCGATGAAGATGACGCGGCCGCCCTGCTCGCGTGTGCGCAACCAGACGGCGCGGGTGGCGGAGATGCTGGCAAAAACGCCGTCGTCGACAGCCGTCGCGCGATGCAGGCGCCCGACATAATCGACGAGGAAAGCCTTGTGATCGGGATCGACGGACTCGACAGGCATGGGCTGGCGGCTCGACTGCAACATGATGCCCTGATACCGGCTATCACCAGGGATTGCAAAGGTATAATGCTTGCAAAGTCGGCGAGCGGCTGATAGTCGGCTTTCGGGTTTCACTCAACATTGGCCGGCCTGTTTCGCTGGGCATTCGCGTCACGGATGTTCCCCATGAAATGCATTGTCACTGGTGGCGCAGGTTTCATCGGAAGTCACCTCGTCGATCGCCTCCTCGACGATGGCCACGAGGTCGTCGCGCTCGACAACTTCGTCATCGGTCGCCCGGAAAACCTGGCCTCGCGCGCCAGTTCGAGCCGGTTGAAGGTGGTGCGGGCTGATGTCACCGACCTCGACTCGATCAGGCCGTATTTCCACGGTGTCGACTGGGTCTTCCACCTTGCGGCGCTGGCCGACATCGTTCCCTCGATCGAGTCCCCGATCCCGTATCATCGCGCCAATGTCGACGGCACGGTCAACGTTCTCGAGGCGGCACGGCACGCCGGCGTCCGCCGTTTCGTCTATGCCGCATCGTCGTCCTGCTACGGCATTCCCGACGCCTACCCGACGCCGGAGAGCGCCGAGATCCGGCCGATGTACCCCTACGCGCTTACCAAGAATCTCGGCGAGCAGTGCGTCATGCACTGGTGCCAGGTCTACAAGCTGCCCGCGGTCGCGCTCCGCCTGTTCAACGTGTACGGGCCGCGCCATCGCACCACCGGCACCTATGGCGCCGTGTTCGGCGTGTTCATGGCGCAGAAGCTCGCCGGCAA contains:
- the rplA gene encoding 50S ribosomal protein L1 is translated as MAIGKRLNKAREGVDREKLYPLADAIKMVKERAKAKFDETIEIAINLGVDPRHADQMVRGVVTLPNGTGRTLRVGVFARGAKADEAKAAGADVVGAEDLVEKVQNGSIDFDRCIATPDMMPLVGRLGKVLGPRGLMPNPKIGTVTMDVTGAVKGAKGGSVEFRVEKAGILQAGVGKASFSEEKLVENIKALADAVSKAKPAGSKGTYIQRVAVSSTMGPGVKVEPGTILG
- a CDS encoding 2-hydroxyacid dehydrogenase; amino-acid sequence: MADKVLIYSRFPKTMMTPFAERFELLDTGGKPARDVFPAEELGGIRALLTAGSSLLGAEAMDLFPKLGAIVCYGTGYDGVDLKAAAARNIAVGHSPGANAASVADIAMTLMLAATRRILVADQYVRSGDWAAAKPSPMMRPQAGMPGRRIGVYGMGEIGRKIAARCAAFESEVGYFSRTRYDLPYRYFPSLEALADWCSVLMIAVRAGAETEHVVNADILKRLGADGYVVNISRGSVIDQKALVAALTDKTIAGAGLDVFEKEPHAPDALTALPNVVFAPHVGGHTLESHVAMRNCVLANLTAFFAGKPLPYAVKSA
- the secE gene encoding preprotein translocase subunit SecE, with the protein product MAVSPFKFLQEVRSETAKVTWPTRRETTITTIMVFVMVAVASIFFFAADQVIRVLITFLLGIQ
- a CDS encoding SIS domain-containing protein; this translates as MPVESVDPDHKAFLVDYVGRLHRATAVDDGVFASISATRAVWLRTREQGGRVIFIGNGGSAGIASHLAIDLAKNAAVPALCFSDASMMSCLANDYGFEDWIAHAVRLSARAGDCLVAISSSGRSKNILNAVAQARTMKLDVITLSGMNADNPLRNLGDINFFVDSRSYNIVETTHQFWMMAAIDLVIGRAEYPAS
- the rplK gene encoding 50S ribosomal protein L11, coding for MAKKVTGYLKLQVPAGAANPSPPIGPALGQRGLNIMEFCKAFNAQTQKEEKNTPIPVVITIYADRSFTFEMKTPPMSFFLKQAAKIQSGSKAPGRDKAGKVTKAQVREIAEKKMKDLNCDSIESAMKMVEGSARSMGLEVAG
- a CDS encoding lysylphosphatidylglycerol synthase transmembrane domain-containing protein; the protein is MQSRFKQAALFSVKLLLSIAVLVYIARGLDLQQLRSHLVSVDPFLFVLALTLIFFQTFVLNGRWELIMRALGVSLDWLAGWRILMISLWFNQVLPSSVGGDAVRIWLLRQRGVQWPEAVKGVAADRFTALIGLIVLMVAGLPFLTSRVSNPAAILAIAGLTLAGVAGTTVLLTLDRLPKRLVAHPAIASFVRFGALVRFLLLQSKSRALLFGSALLIHLVTAAACYALARGVGAQLSVTDAGVLIPPVVLLTAVPISISGWGVREGTMVACLGLAGVPSEQALSVSLLLGAISVIIGLVGGVIWLASPERGSYSADNAAKAAAEAPSYDGLGREVSSQP
- the nusG gene encoding transcription termination/antitermination protein NusG, with the translated sequence MATATAQLSDKRWYIVHAYSNFEKKVAESIREQAKQRGLEELFELVLVPTEKVTEVRRGRKIDAERKFFPGYVLVKMKLTDEAFHLIKNTPKVTGFLGAENKPMPISEAEAMRILHQVQEGVERPKASVSFEIGENVRVADGPFASFSGVVEEIDEARSRVKVAVSIFGRATPVELEFGQVEKV
- a CDS encoding class I SAM-dependent methyltransferase; its protein translation is MKNLFYVRQTCRLCHSDKQELVVPMAGMPIGTPNFQVPDASVDDPVFRAAVPMALHLCRDCGHLQILHVGNPEIQYRNYVYTTSLSLGLREHFAGYANDVVSRFAIAPGSLVVELGSNDGSLLGFFKERGMRVLGVDPAVEIARRATEAGIETIGDFFTDAIGRRILQSHGAASVVIANNMIANVDNLDPLVIGVRDVLAPDGLFVFETQYGVDVTEKNLLDTVYHEHLSYFNIKPLIRFFARLGMELIDVQHIWTKGGSIRVTVQRAGGAKKPSAEVARFVAEEERLGVDQPAYYAPYVKRIAAIRDELVAMADAAHASGQLVAGYGVSVGTTTLLPQFGLENKIDFLVDDDPKKGNVMAGPGYDIPILPPAALYERKPAFVVVFAWRYVDPIRAKHARYFAEGGKFVVPLPGVSTVDRAD
- a CDS encoding SDR family oxidoreductase, producing the protein MKCIVTGGAGFIGSHLVDRLLDDGHEVVALDNFVIGRPENLASRASSSRLKVVRADVTDLDSIRPYFHGVDWVFHLAALADIVPSIESPIPYHRANVDGTVNVLEAARHAGVRRFVYAASSSCYGIPDAYPTPESAEIRPMYPYALTKNLGEQCVMHWCQVYKLPAVALRLFNVYGPRHRTTGTYGAVFGVFMAQKLAGKPFTVVGDGEQTRDFTFVSDVADAFVTAAHSDISHEIFNVGSDNTYSVNRLVELLGGEKVHIPKRPGEPDCTYADITKIKRVLNWTPKVKFEDGVATMLKSMDQYKDAPLWTVDKIADATKDWFKYLGDDSGSAQKASS